TTCCCTATAAAATAACAAAGATATTTTAAAAGGTTTCTATTTCTTAGAGTCGGTGACTATCAAGGATTAAAATCCATCCACCGCCGATGCCATTTGTCGCGCGGTTGCAAAACAAAATCGGGAAGATTTGTCGATCTCGTCCAAATTTCGGGGAGAAGCCGAATCCGGAAATGATTTCAAATCCTTCCAGAGCGGCGATTTTTCTCGTAGCTGTGGACGGGCTGTGGACGAGCTTTCAAGAAGCCCAGCCCTTCCCCACCGTCCACAGGGCCAACCGAAACCGTTCGGCAAAATCCGAAATGTGGATAAAGAGGCATGTTTTCCCTTGCCGGAGACTGCCTCGCCGCCGTAGCTCTGTTTCATCCAGTGTTTTCAACAGGCAGCGGAAAATAGCGTGGAGAACAGAACGAACTTCTTTCATCTGCATCTGATTTCTGACTCAACGGGAGAGACTCTGATCTCCGCCGGGCGCGCCGCGTCGGCGCAGTTCAGATCGGCGCAGCCGATCGAACATGTCTATCCGCTGATCCGCAATCGCAAGCAGCTGCTGCCGGTTCTGCAGGCGATCGATGACGCCCCCGGCATCGTGCTTTACACCATTGTCGACCGCGAGCTTGCAAGCCTCATCGATGAGCGCTGCATCGAGATGGGTGTCGCTTCGGTGAATGTGCTGGAGCCGGTGATGAATGCCTTCCAGATCTATCTCGGCGCTCCGTCGCGCCGTCGGGTCGGAGCTCAGCATGTGATGAATGCCGGCTACTTCGCGCGCATCGAAGCGCTGAATTTCACCATGGATCACGATGACGGCCAAATGCCTGATGATTACAACGACGCCGATGTCGTGATCATCGGCATCAGCCGTACATCGAAAACACCGACCAGCATCTACCTCGCCAACCGAGGCATCAAGACGGCGAACATTCCGATCGTCTATGGCGTGCCATTGCCGGAGAGCCTCTTCGTCGCGAGCAAACCGCTGATTGTCTGCTTGATCGCCACCACCGATCGTATTTCCCAGGTGCGGGAAAATCGTGTGCTCGGGGTGACGCAGGGCTTCGATCGCGAACACTACACCGATCGCGCCGCGATTTCCGAGGAACTGAAATATGCCCGCTCGCTTTGCGCTCGTCATAACTGGCCGCTGATCGACGTTACCCGCCGCTCAATCGAGGAAACAGCCGCGGCAATCGTTGCCCTGCGGCCGAAGCTGCGCTAAGCGCTGGCGAAAAGCCGGCACTCTGAGGAACCCATGACGCCGAAACTCATCCTTGCATCGTCGAGCCCCTTTCGCCGGATGCTGATGGAAAATGCTGGTCTGTCCTTCGAGGCACATGCCGCAAGGATCGATGAACGGGCCGTCGAAGCGCCGCTGGAAAAAGCCGGCGCCAAGCCGGATGCCGTGGCCCTCGTCCTGGCCAGGGCCAAGGCCGAGGAAGTCAGCAGCCGTTTTCCGGAAAGCCTGGTCATCGGTTCGGATCAAACGATGTCGCTCGGCGACAGCGTCTTCCATAAGCCGAAGGACCTGGCCGACGCGGCTAGCCATCTTCAAGCCCTTTCGGGGGTCACCCATCGATTGAACAGCGCCGTTGCGATTGTGAGCGCCGGCGTGGTCTTATGGGAGCATCTTGCGCATGCGGAGCTGACGATGCGGCCGCTGACGGTGGAGTTCATCGCCAGACATCTGGCGCGGGTTGGCGAACGGGCGCTTTCCAGCGTCGGCGCCTATCAATTGGAGGGGGAGGGCATCCAGCTCTTCGAAAAGATCGAGGGTGATTATTTCACCATTCTCGGCTTGCCGATGCTGCCGCTCTTAAAAAAATTGCGAGAACTCGGAGCAGTCGATGGGTGATTCACGTGAAACATTGGGGCCGAGAGCGTTTGTCACCGGCTTTCCCGTCAAGCATTCGCGCTCGCCCTTGATCCACGGATATTGGCTGAAGACGCTCGGCCTGCCAGGCAGCTACCGCGCTCATGAAGTGGCACCCGAGGCTTTTGCCGATTTCATTCACTCGTTGAAGGATGGCAGTTCCGGCTTTACCGGAGGCAATGTCACCATTCCCCACAAGGAATTGGCGTTCCGGCTCGCCGACAAGCCGGACGCGCTGTCGCGCGAACTCGGCGCCTCGAACACCCTCTGGCTGGAGGATGGTGTTCTGCATGCGACGAATACCGACGGTCGTGGCTTCATCGCCAATCTTGACGAACGCCATCCGGGCTGGGACCGGCATGGCACGGCCATCGTCCTCGGCGCCGGCGGCGCCAGCCGGGCGATCATCCAGGCGGTCCGTGATCGCGGTTTCAAGGAAATCCACGTCGTCAACCGCACCGTCGATCGCGCGCGTGAACTCGCGGATCGTTTTGGCCCGCGTGTCCAGGCCCATCCGGCCGGAGCGCTTGCCGAAGTCATGAAGGGTGCTGGCCTCTTCATCAATACCACCTCGCTCGGCATGGACGGGGAGCCGGCGCCGCAACTCGATTTCTCGCCTCTTGCAGCCGATGCCGTCGTCACCGACATCGTCTATGTGCCCTTGAAGACGCCGATCCTGACGCAGGCGGAAGAGCAAGGATTTCCCATCGTCGATGGTCTGGGGATGCTCTTGCACCAGGCCGTGCCCGGATTCGAGAAATGGTTCGGCCAGCGTCCCATCGTCGACGCTGCACTGCGCGCGCTCATCATCGCGGATATGGACGCACACTGATGCTGAAGATCGGCCTCACCGGCTCCATCGGAATGGGAAAATCGACGGCGGCAAAGCTCTTCGCCGATGCAGGAATCCCGGTGAACGATTCGGATGCCGTGGTCCATGATCTCTATGCCGGCGAGGCTGCACCCCTGGTGAATGCCGCCTTCCCCGGCACGATGAAGGATGGAGCCGTCGACCGGCGTGAACTCGGCCGCCAGCTCGCTCTTGATCCTGACGGCTTCAAACGCCTGGAAGCGATCGTCCATCCGCTGGTTCGCAAACGCGAGACGGAATTTCTGAAGCGACAACGCGCCGCCGGCGCCGACATGGTATTGCTCGATATTCCATTACTTTTCGAAACCGGCGCTGCGGCTAGAGTGAACGTCATCGTCGTCGTCAGCACTGATCCACAGATTCAGCGCCAAAGGGTGCTTGCGCGCAAAGGCATGACCGAGGAAAAATTCGACATGATTCTCTCACGCCAGACGCCGGACACGGAAAAACGGCGGCGGGCCGATTATCTCGTCGACACCAGTCACAGTATCGCGGCGACGAGGAAACGGGTACTCGAGATCGTCGCCGACTTGAAAACGCGGATTGCCAAGGGAGATTTCCGGAATGCGTGAGATCATCTTCGATACGGAAACGACCGGTCTCGACAACCGCGCCGACCGCATCATCGAAATCGGCGGCATCGAACTCTTCAATCATTTCCCCACCGGCAATACGATCCATATCTTCATCAATCCCGGAGATCAGAAGGTTCATCCGGATGCGCTCGCCGTGCACGGCATCACCGATGAATTCCTGAAGGACAAGCAGCCTTTTGGGGAGGTTGCCGAACAAATCCTGACCTTCTTCGGCGATGCGAAGTGGATTGCCCATAACGCCACCTTCGATATGGGCTTCATCAACGCGGAATTAGCACGGATCGGTTTGCCGCCAATCCTGCCGGAACGGGTGCTCGATACCTTGTCGATGGCGCGGCGCAAACACCCGATGGGACCGAATTCGCTCGATGCGCTCTGCCGGCGCTACGGCATCGATAATTCGCACCGCACCAAACACGGCGCGCTGCTCGACTCCGAATTGCTCGCCGAAGTCTATATCGAGATGATCGGCGGCAGACAGGCAGCCCTCGGCCTCGGCATGGCCGGCAAGTCCAACCAGGCAGCCCGCGGTGACATGGCGATGGAAGACGACGGGGTGATTGCCGCAGTGCTCGAGCGGCCTCGGCCCCTCGCCCCGCGCCTCAGCCAAATCGAGGAGCAGGCACATGAGGCGCTCGTCGCCAAGCTCGGTGAAAAAAGCGTCTGGGCGAAATACGCCAACGTCGATTAAACTGGTCCTCAATTGAAAATGCCCGGGACCAGCCCGGGCATCCGCATTTCAGACAAGCAAGACCTGGTCAGTTCGGAACGGCCTGAACCTTGGCGCGGGCCTGTTCCTCGGCGACGCGCTGAGCGAACATCTGCGTGAAGTCGATCGGGTCGATCATCAGCGGCGGGAAACCGCCGTTGCGGGTGACGTCGGCGATGATCTGACGAGCGAAGGGGAAAAGCATGCGCGGGCACTCGATGAAAAGAACCGGCAGCATGTGTTCTTGCGGGAACCCGGCAACGCGGAAGACGCCGCCATAGGTGAGTTCGGTATGAAAAACCGTCTTGTCGCCGTCCTTGGCCTCGGCATTCAGCGACAGCACGACATCGAAATCCGTATCGGAAAGCGGGTTGGCGTTGACGTTCACATTGATGTTGATCGTCGGCGCCTTGTCGCGGGCCTGCAGCGAACGCGGCGCACCTGGATTTTCGAAGGACAGATCCTTGGTATATTGCGCAAGGATCGAAAGGGTGGGGTTGGCCGCACCGTTGCTGTTGTTATCGTCTGCCATTGGCTTTTCCTCGAGGGGCATGGGAATGGTGCCGCCATCTAACATTTCAGGGAAGGGCTTACAACCCTGGGCGCTTGGCGCGGTTGATCAGCCGCAGGCCTCAATCGCCGAGATGTTTGCCCGACCACGGCGAGTTGCGATCCGGCTCTCTATGATAGTCCTCTTCGTCGAGATCGACCACCTTCGCGTTCGGCTTGCGGTCGCGGAAATCGGGTTGCGGGCCTGAGGAAGAGCCGGCCTTGGCATTGACGACGACGAATCGGTTGGCGATCGCCCGCCAGACGAGATCGCGCACCGGCGGAATAAGAATGAGGATAGCGATGATATCCGTGAGGAAGCCGGGAATGATCAGCAGCAGCGAGGCTATGACGTTCATCGCCGGCCGCAGCAGGTCGCGGCCCGGCATCACGCCATTTCGTCCTTCGCTCGACATGCGGCGCAAAATACCGATGCCCTGCCGGCGCAGCAGAATCACGCCGAGGACGAAACCCAGCATGACAAGCGCCAGCGTCAGCCACAATCCGATAGCCCGGCCGACGACGACGAAACCGGCAATTTCGGCGAGCGGCAGCAGCAGAATGAAGGCTGGCAGGATCGAAAAACGCATGTCGGTCATGTCCCGGGCTCGCCGGTCTCCTCTTGGCGCCGGCGAAGATGCCAGCCATCATTTGAATCATCTGTATAGGCAGACTATATGGGAGTACAAATCAGAGATGTTAACGGGCGGCTGCGATACGATATGAGTTCGAACGACTTCATCACATTATTTTTCCTGGTGGCGGCTGTGCTGATTTTCTTTCAGCTCCGCTCCGTGCTCGGGCGCCGTACAGGAAATGAGAAGCCGCCGCGCGATCTCTATACGCCGCGGGATGCGGCTCCGGCCGAAGCCGCCGATGCCGGCAAGGTCGTGACACTGCCGCGGCGTGATGCGACGACGGAGGAGGAGGATCGCTTTGCTGCCATCGATGCTTTCGCGGCACCCGGAACGCCGCTCAACGAATCGCTGCGCGCGCTGAACAAGGCCGATCCCGCCTTCACCCCGAAGGAGTTTCTGAACGGCGCCCGCATGGCTTACGAGATGATCGTCATGGCCTATGCCGACGGCGACCGGAAAACGCTGAAGAACTTGCTGTCTCGCGAAGTCTATGACGGCTTCGATGCGGCGATCGGCGAGCGCGAAGCCCGGGGCGAGAAGGTGAAGTCCACTTTCGTCGGCATCGACAAGGCCGAAATCACCCATGCGGAGACGAAGGGCAGCGAAGCGCAGATCACCGTGCGCATCTCCAGCCAGCTGATATCGGCCACCTACGACAAGGCGGATGTGCTGATCGAAGGCGACGCCGAAAACGTCGCCGAGGTCAACGACGTCTGGACCTTTGCTCGCGACACTCGTTCGCGCGATCCGAACTGGAAACTCGTGGCGACCGAATCGGAACATGAGTGACCACGCATCGGACTTCGTCCTGCAGGCCATAAGCTTCGACACTTTGGAAGGCTGGAAGGATGATGATCCCTCCGGCCTTTTTGAAGTGATGCGAAGCTGCCGGCGGCAGATCACCGATGTCAAACCTTACCGCACCGGATCACTTGGCCTGAGTTCGGAAGACCTGCTTCCGCTTCTCGCCGCTGCCGAAGATTTCACGCCGTCATCTCCGGCATCGGCGCGCGCTTTTTTCGAGACGCACTGTCGGCCCTTTCTGATTCGCCGCACGGACGGCAATTCC
This Rhizobium brockwellii DNA region includes the following protein-coding sequences:
- a CDS encoding pyruvate, water dikinase regulatory protein — encoded protein: MENRTNFFHLHLISDSTGETLISAGRAASAQFRSAQPIEHVYPLIRNRKQLLPVLQAIDDAPGIVLYTIVDRELASLIDERCIEMGVASVNVLEPVMNAFQIYLGAPSRRRVGAQHVMNAGYFARIEALNFTMDHDDGQMPDDYNDADVVIIGISRTSKTPTSIYLANRGIKTANIPIVYGVPLPESLFVASKPLIVCLIATTDRISQVRENRVLGVTQGFDREHYTDRAAISEELKYARSLCARHNWPLIDVTRRSIEETAAAIVALRPKLR
- a CDS encoding Maf-like protein, with protein sequence MTPKLILASSSPFRRMLMENAGLSFEAHAARIDERAVEAPLEKAGAKPDAVALVLARAKAEEVSSRFPESLVIGSDQTMSLGDSVFHKPKDLADAASHLQALSGVTHRLNSAVAIVSAGVVLWEHLAHAELTMRPLTVEFIARHLARVGERALSSVGAYQLEGEGIQLFEKIEGDYFTILGLPMLPLLKKLRELGAVDG
- a CDS encoding shikimate dehydrogenase, translated to MGDSRETLGPRAFVTGFPVKHSRSPLIHGYWLKTLGLPGSYRAHEVAPEAFADFIHSLKDGSSGFTGGNVTIPHKELAFRLADKPDALSRELGASNTLWLEDGVLHATNTDGRGFIANLDERHPGWDRHGTAIVLGAGGASRAIIQAVRDRGFKEIHVVNRTVDRARELADRFGPRVQAHPAGALAEVMKGAGLFINTTSLGMDGEPAPQLDFSPLAADAVVTDIVYVPLKTPILTQAEEQGFPIVDGLGMLLHQAVPGFEKWFGQRPIVDAALRALIIADMDAH
- the coaE gene encoding dephospho-CoA kinase (Dephospho-CoA kinase (CoaE) performs the final step in coenzyme A biosynthesis.) — its product is MLKIGLTGSIGMGKSTAAKLFADAGIPVNDSDAVVHDLYAGEAAPLVNAAFPGTMKDGAVDRRELGRQLALDPDGFKRLEAIVHPLVRKRETEFLKRQRAAGADMVLLDIPLLFETGAAARVNVIVVVSTDPQIQRQRVLARKGMTEEKFDMILSRQTPDTEKRRRADYLVDTSHSIAATRKRVLEIVADLKTRIAKGDFRNA
- the dnaQ gene encoding DNA polymerase III subunit epsilon, yielding MREIIFDTETTGLDNRADRIIEIGGIELFNHFPTGNTIHIFINPGDQKVHPDALAVHGITDEFLKDKQPFGEVAEQILTFFGDAKWIAHNATFDMGFINAELARIGLPPILPERVLDTLSMARRKHPMGPNSLDALCRRYGIDNSHRTKHGALLDSELLAEVYIEMIGGRQAALGLGMAGKSNQAARGDMAMEDDGVIAAVLERPRPLAPRLSQIEEQAHEALVAKLGEKSVWAKYANVD
- the secB gene encoding protein-export chaperone SecB translates to MADDNNSNGAANPTLSILAQYTKDLSFENPGAPRSLQARDKAPTININVNVNANPLSDTDFDVVLSLNAEAKDGDKTVFHTELTYGGVFRVAGFPQEHMLPVLFIECPRMLFPFARQIIADVTRNGGFPPLMIDPIDFTQMFAQRVAEEQARAKVQAVPN
- a CDS encoding FxsA family protein, translated to MRFSILPAFILLLPLAEIAGFVVVGRAIGLWLTLALVMLGFVLGVILLRRQGIGILRRMSSEGRNGVMPGRDLLRPAMNVIASLLLIIPGFLTDIIAILILIPPVRDLVWRAIANRFVVVNAKAGSSSGPQPDFRDRKPNAKVVDLDEEDYHREPDRNSPWSGKHLGD
- a CDS encoding Tim44/TimA family putative adaptor protein, which codes for MSSNDFITLFFLVAAVLIFFQLRSVLGRRTGNEKPPRDLYTPRDAAPAEAADAGKVVTLPRRDATTEEEDRFAAIDAFAAPGTPLNESLRALNKADPAFTPKEFLNGARMAYEMIVMAYADGDRKTLKNLLSREVYDGFDAAIGEREARGEKVKSTFVGIDKAEITHAETKGSEAQITVRISSQLISATYDKADVLIEGDAENVAEVNDVWTFARDTRSRDPNWKLVATESEHE